One Rhodococcus sp. P1Y DNA window includes the following coding sequences:
- a CDS encoding LysE/ArgO family amino acid transporter has product MTFSPAPTMAGFAFGLSLIVAIGAQNAYVLRQGIARKHVLGVVLVCALSDVVLIGAGVAGAGLLVDKAPGALKFAYWGGAAFLIAYGMLSARRAFAPKAMEDESDATPARIGTVVATALALTWLNPHVYLDTVVLLGSVAATYDAARVWFGVGAAAASIVWFTALGFGARLLKPAFAKPIAWRWLDGVIAAFMLALGATLAVQATNS; this is encoded by the coding sequence ATGACCTTCTCCCCCGCGCCCACCATGGCCGGATTCGCATTCGGACTGTCGTTGATCGTCGCTATCGGTGCTCAGAATGCATACGTTCTGCGACAGGGCATCGCTCGTAAACATGTCCTCGGCGTCGTTCTCGTGTGTGCACTGTCCGACGTTGTGCTCATCGGCGCCGGTGTCGCGGGAGCGGGATTGCTGGTCGACAAGGCACCCGGCGCGTTGAAGTTCGCCTACTGGGGCGGCGCAGCGTTCCTCATCGCATACGGAATGCTCTCGGCCCGCCGGGCATTCGCACCGAAGGCAATGGAGGACGAGTCCGACGCCACGCCGGCGCGCATCGGAACCGTGGTGGCCACCGCGCTGGCGTTGACGTGGCTCAACCCTCACGTCTATTTGGACACCGTCGTACTTCTGGGATCCGTCGCCGCCACGTACGACGCCGCACGCGTCTGGTTCGGAGTGGGCGCCGCGGCAGCCAGCATCGTGTGGTTCACGGCCCTCGGCTTCGGCGCACGCCTGCTGAAGCCGGCCTTCGCGAAACCGATCGCGTGGAGATGGCTCGACGGCGTCATCGCTGCGTTCATGCTGGCACTCGGAGCGACGCTTGCAGTACAGGCCACGAACAGCTGA
- a CDS encoding TetR/AcrR family transcriptional regulator, producing the protein MSEQGANGQVGKKSPHRPSRRQEIVDAAIRVFAAKSFSDASIQDVALESEVVPSAVYYHFAGKDELFELAMRRVLDMVNEVVAHVRAQEDAATRDPSLEDVIVAVWGWVEAHPNEARLLHYHLPGATAEASTLRREFEEAHVQRAFDYLPPSPTPPTKRAAALEHASHSLSTRTLIELLMTIHALRLGEGPLSKHASKTLSRAVVAVGERIVVG; encoded by the coding sequence GTGAGCGAGCAGGGGGCGAACGGTCAGGTGGGAAAGAAGTCACCGCACAGGCCGTCACGGCGGCAGGAGATCGTCGACGCCGCGATCCGCGTTTTCGCGGCGAAGAGTTTCTCCGACGCGAGTATCCAGGACGTGGCGCTGGAATCCGAGGTCGTGCCGTCCGCGGTGTACTACCACTTCGCAGGTAAGGACGAGCTGTTCGAGCTGGCGATGCGCCGCGTACTCGACATGGTCAACGAAGTCGTGGCCCACGTTCGTGCACAAGAAGATGCCGCGACCCGCGATCCCTCTCTCGAAGACGTCATCGTCGCTGTGTGGGGGTGGGTCGAAGCGCATCCGAACGAAGCACGCCTGCTGCACTACCACCTGCCCGGTGCCACTGCCGAAGCGTCGACGCTGCGGCGGGAGTTCGAGGAAGCGCACGTGCAACGAGCCTTCGACTATCTTCCCCCGAGTCCGACTCCGCCGACCAAGCGCGCAGCCGCACTCGAACATGCTTCGCACTCGCTGTCCACGAGGACGCTCATCGAACTGCTGATGACCATTCACGCGTTGCGGTTGGGCGAAGGCCCACTCAGCAAGCACGCGTCGAAGACGTTGAGTCGCGCGGTTGTTGCTGTGGGAGAGCGGATCGTCGTCGGCTGA
- a CDS encoding TetR/AcrR family transcriptional regulator, giving the protein MSASVKRPAHRPSRRGVIVETAFELFASRPVDSVTVADIAAAADMTSAAIYYHYPSREEILLEGLREFAAEYVAEIERIAAEVVAPSRSMGSLVEPFVKWLSDNRTSALVYFVQSRGASQQVEAIRRGNALELIPILGSAAKKARGKITAAEASVVAVAMIAEIETFASAFLSDDRSFTTLGRKRFIESGAALANRIAGTTAS; this is encoded by the coding sequence ATGTCGGCATCAGTGAAGCGACCAGCGCACCGTCCCTCGCGGCGTGGAGTCATCGTCGAGACGGCGTTCGAGTTGTTCGCGTCGAGGCCCGTCGATTCCGTGACGGTTGCGGACATCGCGGCAGCCGCGGACATGACGTCGGCAGCGATCTACTATCACTACCCTTCGCGCGAGGAGATTCTGCTCGAAGGGCTTCGCGAGTTCGCAGCCGAGTATGTGGCGGAGATCGAGCGGATAGCGGCGGAGGTGGTAGCTCCTTCCCGCAGCATGGGCTCTCTCGTAGAACCGTTCGTGAAGTGGCTGTCCGACAATCGAACCAGCGCACTCGTCTACTTCGTTCAATCACGCGGTGCAAGCCAGCAAGTCGAGGCGATCCGGCGCGGCAACGCACTGGAACTCATACCGATTCTCGGGTCCGCAGCCAAGAAGGCGCGGGGAAAGATCACCGCTGCCGAAGCAAGCGTCGTCGCAGTCGCCATGATCGCGGAGATCGAAACCTTCGCATCTGCGTTCCTGTCCGACGATCGCTCGTTCACGACGTTGGGCCGCAAGCGATTCATCGAGTCCGGTGCGGCACTGGCGAATCGGATCGCCGGTACGACGGCGTCCTGA